The following are from one region of the Fusarium verticillioides 7600 chromosome 1, whole genome shotgun sequence genome:
- a CDS encoding DNA polymerase IV, with the protein MTSLQEKTAFFDQLKPLSSDDELDTDQQKERMRSRRFFAVKARPRPPPKESVVLDLTNSEAQKSRVTPGRVTSLPTPAPADRTKVIKGTPMTSMGQKTRLCTLMNQRSAGAILVDDTPIPDSTRQTQRTVLRSGSTPLFLSGRSLGQTVGDSPSPSLAMKKRKRDSTIKLKPDSEQIFKGLTFHYVPDDDVAPARRLRITKAREFGATWVRTPRIATHIVVEKHILYKDIESVLKNTNKNLPPKVVNEEYPIDCIQFKALLQCSQKKYRLAGQPIVQEEDNSPPAPSSSGKSNESLQVKPYHRNSKKWDFVPLTGTPERSEESPHHSQVAETPVPTDSQPVVLDLQGMASSYHTASERPRISRQNSTVFVQEPCGSMQRPDEDRHKDELSEYIKIMSEYKDLPLDADDDDVQTGTEMGDQEFEEQSLSASEEERANKRKTRRKIRSDRKDIAFEDRFSCNSAGVKDAKAGNPNSRTIEVLQSMADYYTRVNDHWRTTAYRKVISTLKRQETKITTAEEAQRLPSVGPRLAQKIEEIVTTDRLQRLEYARKEPMDEALQLFLGIYGVGNSQAQQWLAQGFRTLDDLKTTAKLSPNQLIGIEHYDDLNTRIPRREIEALGAIVRRGAQRVDPQVELIIGGSYRRGAETSGDIDFIITKPNTESSAELRPFLDSLVQLLEAEGFLVARLASSRSVSDGSKWHGCCVLPEISGFNKEHYRPVWRRIDFLLVPESEMGAALIYFTGNDIFNRSMRLLASKKGMRLNQRGLYKDVMRGPQRVKVTEGELVEGRDEQRIFDILGVKWREPHERWC; encoded by the coding sequence ATGACTTCCCTGCAAGAGAAGACAGCTTTTTTCGATCAGCTAAAGCCGCTCTCTagcgatgatgagcttgatacGGATcagcaaaaagaaaggatGCGCTCTCGAAGGTTCTTCGCCGTCAAAGCACGCCCCAGACCGCCACCAAAGGAATCTGTCGTGCTTGACCTCACTAACAGTGAAGCTCAAAAGTCGAGAGTGACACCTGGAAGGGTCACTTCACTCCCAACGCCAGCACCTGCTGATAGAACAAAGGTCATTAAAGGCACTCCGATGACTTCAATGGGCCAAAAGACCAGGCTCTGCACCCTCATGAATCAACGCAGCGCTGGGGCTATTCTAGTCGATGATACACCTATCCCTGACTCTACGAGGCAGACACAGAGAACAGTCCTTAGGAGCGGGTCTACACCTTTGTTCCTGTCGGGTCGAAGTCTTGGACAAACAGTAGGCGACTcgccttcaccaagcttggcaatgaagaagcgaaagcgTGATAGTACGATCAAACTCAAGCCAGACAGTGAACAGATATTCAAAGGACTTACCTTCCACTACGTtcctgatgacgatgttgcaCCAGCTCGTCGACTACGTATCACAAAGGCGCGCGAGTTTGGTGCAACATGGGTACGGACTCCACGCATTGCTACTCATATTGTTGTTGAGAAACACATACTGTACAAAGATATCGAGAGCGTGTTGAAGAATACGAACAAAAACCTCCCGCCTAAAGTTGTCAACGAGGAATACCCCATTGACTGCATCCAATTCAAAGCTCTGCTTCAATGCAGCCAAAAGAAGTATCGGCTTGCAGGCCAACCGATAGTCCAGGAAGAGGATAACTCACCACCTGCCCCGTCAAGCTCCGGGAAGTCTAATGAGTCTTTGCAAGTGAAGCCGTATCATAGGAATTCGAAGAAGTGGGATTTTGTTCCTCTCACAGGAACACCTGAAAGGAGCGAAGAGTCTCCTCATCACAGCCAAGTTGCCGAGACCCCTGTCCCGACTGATTCTCAGCCAGTTGTGCTTGATCTTCAGGGGATGGCCTCATCTTATCATACGGCTAGTGAAAGGCCTAGGATTTCCCGACAAAATTCTACGGTGTTCGTTCAGGAACCTTGTGGCTCAATGCAGCGCCCAGATGAGGATCGCCATAAGGACGAGCTATCCGAGTACATCAAGATAATGTCGGAGTATAAGGACCTCCCGCTAGAtgcggatgatgatgatgtccaGACAGGTACGGAAATGGGAGACCAGGAATTCGAAGAACAATCCCTTTCAGCCTCAGAAGAGGAACGGGCCAACAAACGAAAGACACGAAGAAAGATTAGATCTGATCGCAAAGATATTGCTTTCGAAGATCGATTCTCCTGCAACTCAGCCGGAGTGAAAGACGCCAAGGCGGGGAATCCAAATTCGCGCACAATCGAGGTTCTCCAATCCATGGCTGATTACTATACCCGGGTCAACGATCATTGGCGAACAACGGCCTATCGAAAAGTCATTAGCACTCTAAAGCGTCAAGAGACGAAAATCACGACAGCCGAGGAGGCACAAAGACTACCTAGTGTGGGACCGCGTCTGGCCCAGAAGATTGAGGAAATCGTCACTACAGACAGGCTTCAGCGACTTGAGTACGCCCGAAAAGAGCCTATGGACGAGGCACTCCAATTATTCCTTGGAATATATGGTGTTGGAAACAGTCAGGCCCAGCAATGGTTGGCTCAAGGATTCCGGACATTGGACGACTTGAAAACGACAGCGAAACTCTCACCAAATCAGCTCATAGGCATCGAGCACTACGATgatctcaacaccaggaTTCCGCGTCGCGAGATCGAGGCCTTGGGTGCTATTGTGAGAAGAGGTGCTCAGCGTGTCGACCCTCAGGTAGAGTTGATCATAGGGGGGAGTTATCGAAGAGGAGCAGAAACGTCGGGTGATATcgatttcatcatcaccaagccGAACACTGAGTCATCGGCTGAGCTTAGGCCTTTTCTCGATAGTCTTGTCCAActtcttgaagctgaaggcttCCTTGTGGCACGGCTCGCGTCATCACGATCTGTCAGCGACGGAAGTAAATGGCATGGATGCTGTGTGCTCCCTGAGATCAGTGGCTTCAACAAGGAGCATTACCGACCCGTGTGGCGCCGCATTGACTTTCTCCTGGTTCCTGAATCAGAGATGGGCGCGGCACTGATCTATTTCACTGGCAATGACATCTTCAATCGCAGCATGCGATTATTGGCTTCCAAGAAGGGAATGCGACTGAACCAGCGGGGTTTATACAAGGATGTGATGCGAGGGCCGCAACGCGTCAAGGTCACGGAGGGAGAGCTCGTTGAGGGACGAGATGAGCAAAGGATCTTTGATATTTTGGGTGTCAAGTGGAGAGAGCCTCATGAGCGGTGGTGTTAA
- a CDS encoding hypothetical protein (At least one base has a quality score < 10) translates to MEPALASAPGSGVTEPSATSDTRSDTKTPPVDVPSVTSATTSFVPADNSIPLSSPSTHPLQIEKEPHPPSPKSSSAHARSQTVDVLPGSSSVSGSIASPSSSVQSPIGGPIKRKPLSSSASALALRYSASGSPLPSPLDLGKPSQRFARPCSVDSPTLYEFSPAQRAAPPAAPDPDANLASLAATNLRSQNIPGHSPTISSSDFSDVLDGYDDLISDSKSDSAPDITSETILDGSDSDDDKGQKIYSIDKETAIVPKTSDPTERSETEVQGTRSPASDDTLSDQTLAPAPMFVPKPTPPHLKLDKVTIDVANYDTSPDEPNSPSGQGTPQLNKPLPKSPSQNSPFASLFHWAAPSPSPSATEFSSTSSPISPSKRGVANDTPYSTVSNPYYIHEDSSSVTDISSSRNSYSSVLQSPTYAQIDEMEDELKAISAELASSIRREMDLEDLVDRLQEQVNNPQAPGKRSSDYYSDSGYSSAKMSEAEPSREELEKIQRRAEQEKASIRLELTNKLQDERGKRKALDHQIKELAEKASQIDQAQLNNQDASGRLKDLETTCGDLRRRLSEERVVKNNFEDLINAIRGELHEATSERDNLRDEVVPQLRARVEGLEIEAAEYSNLTYESSKMQQELHMLRKEYDNLRGSSRSGSPTPSMNRMSRAMSGGFGGGLARSNSVATGSFRGQRPSGLSRSNSVKNLQNESREALSERLKDVEAQRDALHKALKNLLDRQEFQNRENEKKIRMLQNERERLLSASPRKAGFEREISNLRTEINVLRRRAEDALEQKWQVESGLGGLKMDLDKAEEEISLLRNLLEEKDILIPESFARSSGSSNASSSFGNLRAPVTSESLAKAYNELKAAYAESLERIKQLEHETVGDEKTQLAVERLERTLSIAVSERDAAQHEVESLKKQYDTMSEYEVKTIESERALADELNDSARRVGELATQVQQQLAANAQLRERLSNAVVRGDNDRKANSDRIADLQVRLKSMEEHLIAAQSASEDRVNRHEEEIAAIREAHNAQLQRMSNNTGLGGPRSPNFQANRKPSLLSPLSPRFPGALRSPRLPEKSFEDAAQMEVLRNRIAELEKALEDAEQEMQDVVARMSTAQIEVLNLQDEREAAVRETRRLQKLLEQEQMKSFEDRFKTLSGSV, encoded by the exons ATGGAACCTGCCCTGGCCTCTGCTCCGGGGTCTGGAGTAACGGAGCCTTCTGCGACTTCTGATACTCGTTCTGATACCAAGACACCTCCTGTCGACGTCCCATCTGTAACATCTGCTACAACCTCTTTTGTCCCTGCCGATAACTCTATTCCATtatcctcaccatcaacccATCCGCTTCAAATCGAAAAAGAACCGCATCCACCTTCTCCGAAATCCTCCTCCGCACACGCTCGATCTCAGACGGTAGACGTCCTACCCGGCTCGTCCTCGGTCTCCGGCTCTATTGCGTCGCCCTCCAGTTCCGTCCAGTCTCCCATCGGAGGTCCAATTAAGCGCAAACCtctgtcatcatcggcatcagCATTAGCATTGCGATACTCTGCGTCGGGATCTCCCTTGCCGTCACCTCTGGATCTTGGAAAGCCGAGCCAGAGATTCGCGAGACCTTGTTCAGTTGACAGCCCGACCCTCTACGAATTCTCTCCTGCGCAACGCGCCGCACCACCAGCTGCCCC AGATCCCGACGCCAACCTGGCGTCCCTTGCCGCGACAAATCTTAGATCACAAAACATTCCAGGACACAGTCCTACCATTTCAAGTTCAGACTTCTCTGACGTCCTGGACGGGTATGATGATTTGATCTCGGACTCAAAATCAGATTCTGCGCCAGACATTACCTCTGAGACCATCCTTGATGGGAGCGAtagcgacgacgacaagGGTCAGAAGATTTATTCAATCGACAAAGAAACTGCCATTGTTCCCAAAACCTCCGACCCGACCGAACGCTCTGAAACAGAGGTTCAAGGAACTCGATCACCTGCATCTGACGATACTCTATCAGACCAGACTCTCGCTCCCGCCCCCATGTTTGTTCCAaagccaacaccaccacaTCTCAAACTCGACAAGGTCACAATTGACGTTGCGAACTACGACACATCACCGGATGAACCAAATTCCCCCTCAGGTCAAGGAACACCACAGCTAAACAAGCCATTACCCAAGTCACCGAGCCAGAATTCACCATTTGCTTCTCTGTTCCACTGGGCAgcaccatcgccatctcccTCTGCGACGGAGTTTTCGTCCacatcatcgccaatctcACCTTCCAAACGCGGCGTGGCCAATGATACCCCCTACTCTACGGTTAGCAACCCTTACTATATTCACGAAGATTCTTCAAGCGTGACGGATATCTCGAGCTCTCGTAACTCATACTCATCGGTTTTACAGTCCCCCACTTACGCGCAAATCGACGAAATGGAAGATGAATTAAAGGCCATCAGCGCCGAGCTGGCAAGCTCAATCCGGCGCGAGATGGATCTGGAAGACCTAGTAGATCGACTCCAGGAACAAGTCAACAACCCTCAAGCTCCTGGTAAGAGGTCAAGCGATTATTACTCCGACTCGGGTTATAGTTCGGCAAAGATGAGTGAAGCCGAACCGAGTcgagaagaacttgagaagattcaAAGGAGGGCTGAACAAGAGAAGGCTTCCATAAGATTAGAGCTCACGAATAAGCTCCAGGATGAAAGGGGGAAACGAAAAGCGCTCGACCACCAGATCAAAGAGCTTGCCGAAAAGGCATCGCAAATTGACCAAGCGCAATTAAACAACCAGGATGCCAGTGGCCGACTTAAGGATCTCGAAACTACTTGCGGCGATCTCAGGAGGCGACTATCTGAGGAGCGTGTTGTTAAGAACAATTTTGAGGacctcatcaacgccatcagGGGAGAGCTCCACGAGGCGACCAGTGAGCGAGACAACCTTCGAGACGAAGTTGTTCCTCAACTCAGGGCGCGTGTCGAAGGCCTCGAGATAGAGGCTGCTGAATACTCGAACTTGACCTATGAGTCTTCCAAAATGCAGCAAGAGCTTCATATGCTCAGGAAAGAATACGACAACTTGCGAGGCTCATCGAGGTCCGGGTCTCCGACGCCTTCAATGAACCGCATGTCTCGCGCTATGTCTGGCGGTTTCGGTGGCGGCCTTGCCCGATCAAACTCGGTTGCGACAGGCTCGTTCCGTGGCCAACGACCCTCTGGTCTATCACGGTCTAACAGTGTTAAGAACCTACAGAACGAGTCCAGAGAGGCCCTCTCTGAGCGTCTAAAAGACGTCGAGGCCCAGAGAGACGCCCTCCATAAGGCACTGAAAAATCTACTTGACCGCCAAGAGTTTCAGAACCGTGAGAACGAAAAGAAGATCAGGATGCTACAGAACGAACGAGAGAGGCTCCTCTCAGCATCTCCAAGGAAGGCTGGATTTGAAAGAGAAATCTCAAACTTGCGCACAGAAATCAATGTTCTCCGTCGCCGAGCTGAAGATGCGCTTGAGCAGAAGTGGCAGGTTGAAAGCGGCCTGGGCGGACTGAAGATGGATTTGGacaaggctgaagaagagatttCTTTGCTTCGCAACCTactcgaggagaaggacatcCTTATTCCAGAATCGTTCGCACGCTCAAGTGGCTCTAGCAACGCAAGCAGCTCGTTTGGTAACCTGAGGGCGCCGGTCACATCCGAGTCACTTGCCAAGGCTTacaacgagctcaaggctgcttATGCTGAATCGCTCGAGAGAATCAAACAGCTCGAGCATGAGacagttggtgatgagaagacccaGCTTGCTGTCGAGCGATTAGAGCGCACTCTGTCCATTGCAGTTTCTGAACGGGATGCCGCCCAACACGAAGTTGAAAGTTTAAAAAAGCAGTATGATACAATGAGCGAATATGAGGTCAAGACAATCGAGAGCGAGCGCGCTCTTGCTGACGAGCTTAACGACTCTGCTCGTCGGGTTGGAGAGCTCGCAACCCAGGTTCAACAACAACTCGCTGCAAATGCTCAGCTCCGAGAGCGTCTCTCTAACGCTGTCGTGCGAGGCGACAACGATCGCAAGGCTAACTCGGATCGTATCGCTGACCTGCAAGTCCGCCTCAAGTCTATGGAAGAGCACCTGATTGCTGCTCAGTCAGCATCTGAAGATCGTGTCAACCGCcacgaggaggagatcgctGCTATCCGCGAGGCGCATAATgcccagctccagcgcaTGAGCAACAACACCGGACTCGGCGGCCCTCGTTCGCCTAACTTTCAGGCTAACCGCAAGCCTTCGCTCCTCAGCCCCCTATCACCGCGATTCCCTGGCGCTCTACGATCCCCTCGTCTGCCCGAGAAATCTTTTGAGGACGCCGCCCAGATGGAGGTGCTTCGCAACCGCATTGCtgagttggagaaggcaCTCGAGGACGCTGAGCAGGAGATGCAGGACGTCGTTGCGAGGATGAGCACTGCTCAGATCGAGGTACTCAACCTCCAAGATGAGCGAGAGGCCGCTGTCCGCGAGACCCGACGCCtgcagaagcttctggagcAGGAACAGATGAAATCCTTTGAGGACAGATTTAAGACGCTTAGTGGCAGCGtctga
- a CDS encoding hypothetical protein (At least one base has a quality score < 10) translates to MEPALASAPGSGVTEPSATSDTRSDTKTPPVDVPSVTSATTSFVPADNSIPLSSPSTHPLQIEKEPHPPSPKSSSAHARSQTVDVLPGSSSVSGSIASPSSSVQSPIGGPIKRKPLSSSASALALRYSASGSPLPSPLDLGKPSQRFARPCSVDSPTLYEFSPAQRAAPPAAPDPDANLASLAATNLRSQNIPGHSPTISSSDFSDVLDGYDDLISDSKSDSAPDITSETILDGSDSDDDKGQKIYSIDKETAIVPKTSDPTERSETEVQGTRSPASDDTLSDQTLAPAPMFVPKPTPPHLKLDKVTIDVANYDTSPDEPNSPSGQGTPQLNKPLPKSPSQNSPFASLFHWAAPSPSPSATEFSSTSSPISPSKRGVANDTPYSTSPTYAQIDEMEDELKAISAELASSIRREMDLEDLVDRLQEQVNNPQAPGKRSSDYYSDSGYSSAKMSEAEPSREELEKIQRRAEQEKASIRLELTNKLQDERGKRKALDHQIKELAEKASQIDQAQLNNQDASGRLKDLETTCGDLRRRLSEERVVKNNFEDLINAIRGELHEATSERDNLRDEVVPQLRARVEGLEIEAAEYSNLTYESSKMQQELHMLRKEYDNLRGSSRSGSPTPSMNRMSRAMSGGFGGGLARSNSVATGSFRGQRPSGLSRSNSVKNLQNESREALSERLKDVEAQRDALHKALKNLLDRQEFQNRENEKKIRMLQNERERLLSASPRKAGFEREISNLRTEINVLRRRAEDALEQKWQVESGLGGLKMDLDKAEEEISLLRNLLEEKDILIPESFARSSGSSNASSSFGNLRAPVTSESLAKAYNELKAAYAESLERIKQLEHETVGDEKTQLAVERLERTLSIAVSERDAAQHEVESLKKQYDTMSEYEVKTIESERALADELNDSARRVGELATQVQQQLAANAQLRERLSNAVVRGDNDRKANSDRIADLQVRLKSMEEHLIAAQSASEDRVNRHEEEIAAIREAHNAQLQRMSNNTGLGGPRSPNFQANRKPSLLSPLSPRFPGALRSPRLPEKSFEDAAQMEVLRNRIAELEKALEDAEQEMQDVVARMSTAQIEVLNLQDEREAAVRETRRLQKLLEQEQMKSFEDRFKTLSGSV, encoded by the exons ATGGAACCTGCCCTGGCCTCTGCTCCGGGGTCTGGAGTAACGGAGCCTTCTGCGACTTCTGATACTCGTTCTGATACCAAGACACCTCCTGTCGACGTCCCATCTGTAACATCTGCTACAACCTCTTTTGTCCCTGCCGATAACTCTATTCCATtatcctcaccatcaacccATCCGCTTCAAATCGAAAAAGAACCGCATCCACCTTCTCCGAAATCCTCCTCCGCACACGCTCGATCTCAGACGGTAGACGTCCTACCCGGCTCGTCCTCGGTCTCCGGCTCTATTGCGTCGCCCTCCAGTTCCGTCCAGTCTCCCATCGGAGGTCCAATTAAGCGCAAACCtctgtcatcatcggcatcagCATTAGCATTGCGATACTCTGCGTCGGGATCTCCCTTGCCGTCACCTCTGGATCTTGGAAAGCCGAGCCAGAGATTCGCGAGACCTTGTTCAGTTGACAGCCCGACCCTCTACGAATTCTCTCCTGCGCAACGCGCCGCACCACCAGCTGCCCC AGATCCCGACGCCAACCTGGCGTCCCTTGCCGCGACAAATCTTAGATCACAAAACATTCCAGGACACAGTCCTACCATTTCAAGTTCAGACTTCTCTGACGTCCTGGACGGGTATGATGATTTGATCTCGGACTCAAAATCAGATTCTGCGCCAGACATTACCTCTGAGACCATCCTTGATGGGAGCGAtagcgacgacgacaagGGTCAGAAGATTTATTCAATCGACAAAGAAACTGCCATTGTTCCCAAAACCTCCGACCCGACCGAACGCTCTGAAACAGAGGTTCAAGGAACTCGATCACCTGCATCTGACGATACTCTATCAGACCAGACTCTCGCTCCCGCCCCCATGTTTGTTCCAaagccaacaccaccacaTCTCAAACTCGACAAGGTCACAATTGACGTTGCGAACTACGACACATCACCGGATGAACCAAATTCCCCCTCAGGTCAAGGAACACCACAGCTAAACAAGCCATTACCCAAGTCACCGAGCCAGAATTCACCATTTGCTTCTCTGTTCCACTGGGCAgcaccatcgccatctcccTCTGCGACGGAGTTTTCGTCCacatcatcgccaatctcACCTTCCAAACGCGGCGTGGCCAATGATACCCCCTACTCTACG TCCCCCACTTACGCGCAAATCGACGAAATGGAAGATGAATTAAAGGCCATCAGCGCCGAGCTGGCAAGCTCAATCCGGCGCGAGATGGATCTGGAAGACCTAGTAGATCGACTCCAGGAACAAGTCAACAACCCTCAAGCTCCTGGTAAGAGGTCAAGCGATTATTACTCCGACTCGGGTTATAGTTCGGCAAAGATGAGTGAAGCCGAACCGAGTcgagaagaacttgagaagattcaAAGGAGGGCTGAACAAGAGAAGGCTTCCATAAGATTAGAGCTCACGAATAAGCTCCAGGATGAAAGGGGGAAACGAAAAGCGCTCGACCACCAGATCAAAGAGCTTGCCGAAAAGGCATCGCAAATTGACCAAGCGCAATTAAACAACCAGGATGCCAGTGGCCGACTTAAGGATCTCGAAACTACTTGCGGCGATCTCAGGAGGCGACTATCTGAGGAGCGTGTTGTTAAGAACAATTTTGAGGacctcatcaacgccatcagGGGAGAGCTCCACGAGGCGACCAGTGAGCGAGACAACCTTCGAGACGAAGTTGTTCCTCAACTCAGGGCGCGTGTCGAAGGCCTCGAGATAGAGGCTGCTGAATACTCGAACTTGACCTATGAGTCTTCCAAAATGCAGCAAGAGCTTCATATGCTCAGGAAAGAATACGACAACTTGCGAGGCTCATCGAGGTCCGGGTCTCCGACGCCTTCAATGAACCGCATGTCTCGCGCTATGTCTGGCGGTTTCGGTGGCGGCCTTGCCCGATCAAACTCGGTTGCGACAGGCTCGTTCCGTGGCCAACGACCCTCTGGTCTATCACGGTCTAACAGTGTTAAGAACCTACAGAACGAGTCCAGAGAGGCCCTCTCTGAGCGTCTAAAAGACGTCGAGGCCCAGAGAGACGCCCTCCATAAGGCACTGAAAAATCTACTTGACCGCCAAGAGTTTCAGAACCGTGAGAACGAAAAGAAGATCAGGATGCTACAGAACGAACGAGAGAGGCTCCTCTCAGCATCTCCAAGGAAGGCTGGATTTGAAAGAGAAATCTCAAACTTGCGCACAGAAATCAATGTTCTCCGTCGCCGAGCTGAAGATGCGCTTGAGCAGAAGTGGCAGGTTGAAAGCGGCCTGGGCGGACTGAAGATGGATTTGGacaaggctgaagaagagatttCTTTGCTTCGCAACCTactcgaggagaaggacatcCTTATTCCAGAATCGTTCGCACGCTCAAGTGGCTCTAGCAACGCAAGCAGCTCGTTTGGTAACCTGAGGGCGCCGGTCACATCCGAGTCACTTGCCAAGGCTTacaacgagctcaaggctgcttATGCTGAATCGCTCGAGAGAATCAAACAGCTCGAGCATGAGacagttggtgatgagaagacccaGCTTGCTGTCGAGCGATTAGAGCGCACTCTGTCCATTGCAGTTTCTGAACGGGATGCCGCCCAACACGAAGTTGAAAGTTTAAAAAAGCAGTATGATACAATGAGCGAATATGAGGTCAAGACAATCGAGAGCGAGCGCGCTCTTGCTGACGAGCTTAACGACTCTGCTCGTCGGGTTGGAGAGCTCGCAACCCAGGTTCAACAACAACTCGCTGCAAATGCTCAGCTCCGAGAGCGTCTCTCTAACGCTGTCGTGCGAGGCGACAACGATCGCAAGGCTAACTCGGATCGTATCGCTGACCTGCAAGTCCGCCTCAAGTCTATGGAAGAGCACCTGATTGCTGCTCAGTCAGCATCTGAAGATCGTGTCAACCGCcacgaggaggagatcgctGCTATCCGCGAGGCGCATAATgcccagctccagcgcaTGAGCAACAACACCGGACTCGGCGGCCCTCGTTCGCCTAACTTTCAGGCTAACCGCAAGCCTTCGCTCCTCAGCCCCCTATCACCGCGATTCCCTGGCGCTCTACGATCCCCTCGTCTGCCCGAGAAATCTTTTGAGGACGCCGCCCAGATGGAGGTGCTTCGCAACCGCATTGCtgagttggagaaggcaCTCGAGGACGCTGAGCAGGAGATGCAGGACGTCGTTGCGAGGATGAGCACTGCTCAGATCGAGGTACTCAACCTCCAAGATGAGCGAGAGGCCGCTGTCCGCGAGACCCGACGCCtgcagaagcttctggagcAGGAACAGATGAAATCCTTTGAGGACAGATTTAAGACGCTTAGTGGCAGCGtctga